One Thalassoglobus sp. JC818 genomic region harbors:
- a CDS encoding PSD1 and planctomycete cytochrome C domain-containing protein, whose amino-acid sequence MIRLFLLGIAAILLIGSYGVADPGTAKPVDFQRDIQPILQARCESCHGSEAREGGLRFLGRDDLFLRNDSGEPAIVAGEPSESELILRITAGEFERMPPEGPPLKDDQIKLLKRWIQEGASWPQTVKAPKHWAYESPARPEIPLVESGRIANPIDAFVLSTLEKSETGLQQSPPASPATRLRRVYLDLIGLPPEMHVLEAFEANPSDDHYREIVDQLLASSHYGEKWARQWLDLARYADSNGFQADQFREIWPYRDWVINSFNDDMPFDEFSIAQLAGDLLPESSLDDKVATGFHRCTTCNVEAGVDPEENRTNQIIDRVNTTGTVWLGTTLECAQCHNHKYDPFSQEEYYELFAFFNNTPLEVVQPGGKGVQFEVSGPKMDLPLTELQQQERDQFEEELKQLEVRIARREKALTQEQETWEDKLRSSLASVPQWHVLEPVKFESKNGSDYRILPDSSILLTGEAPNKDTYTASFSTDLKEITGFKIEALTDDSLPGKGPGRGDAKRPNFVAHELTASVTSEGDDDRVLKLHTPQASFSQKNYDVAGLIDGDPETAWAINPKFGEPHWASFLIEEAINKTDQGTESKPVTIRFELSQQFGGSRTIGRLRVQALTGNPEAATIPEDIREALLAEKERTEEQSVALADYHASQDRGMRRLVKQRKEIQSKIDAITPLTTLVMVEMDDVRETNIFQRGSFLSPGVTVEASVPGVLHSLSTAVDETEERDRLAFAKWLVSEENPLVARVAVNRWWSEFFGHGIVETLEDFGTQGERPTHPELLDWLAVEFMEHNWSMKHIHRTIVLSETYQQDSRIESADRELDSLNRLYARGPRFRLSAETIRDQALAISGLLCRDVGGPPVYPPQPENIWRHVGRNAPKWETDTDGDRFRRGLYVVWRRSAPYPSFVNFDAPDRASCVVKRSRTNTPLQALTLLNDPAYVEMAHGLANRMLVECTEQDSDELVELGFRLVTSRLPNSHEAAFLVSFLESEEQRFAGDPAAAKQVVPEDFRQANVAIEKQAACFELASVLLNLDESITKN is encoded by the coding sequence ATGATCAGACTTTTTCTGCTTGGAATTGCCGCAATCTTGTTAATTGGCAGCTATGGTGTCGCCGATCCCGGCACAGCGAAGCCTGTCGACTTTCAACGTGATATTCAGCCGATTCTGCAAGCCCGCTGTGAGAGTTGTCATGGCTCGGAAGCGAGAGAGGGAGGTCTTCGTTTTCTTGGGCGGGATGACCTGTTTCTGCGGAATGATTCCGGCGAGCCTGCAATCGTGGCTGGGGAGCCATCCGAAAGTGAATTGATTCTGCGAATTACGGCAGGCGAATTCGAAAGAATGCCGCCTGAGGGTCCGCCGCTCAAAGATGATCAGATCAAGCTACTCAAGAGGTGGATTCAGGAAGGCGCTTCTTGGCCGCAGACGGTGAAAGCTCCAAAGCATTGGGCATACGAGTCTCCAGCCAGACCGGAAATTCCGCTCGTGGAGAGTGGTCGAATCGCTAATCCGATTGACGCGTTTGTGCTGTCGACTCTTGAAAAGTCAGAGACCGGGCTGCAACAGTCTCCGCCAGCATCGCCAGCGACACGATTGCGTCGAGTTTATCTTGATCTGATCGGGCTGCCTCCTGAGATGCACGTGTTGGAAGCCTTCGAAGCGAATCCGTCGGACGATCACTATCGTGAGATTGTCGATCAGCTATTGGCTTCTTCGCATTACGGAGAGAAGTGGGCTCGCCAGTGGCTCGACTTAGCTCGCTATGCGGACTCCAACGGGTTTCAAGCGGATCAGTTTCGAGAGATCTGGCCGTATCGCGATTGGGTCATCAATTCTTTCAACGATGACATGCCGTTCGATGAGTTTTCGATCGCGCAGCTTGCTGGTGATCTCCTGCCTGAGTCGAGTCTGGATGACAAAGTCGCAACAGGATTTCATCGATGTACCACTTGCAACGTCGAAGCCGGAGTCGATCCGGAAGAGAATCGAACGAATCAGATCATCGACCGGGTGAACACGACCGGGACGGTCTGGCTGGGAACGACTCTTGAATGTGCTCAATGCCACAATCACAAGTACGATCCGTTCTCGCAGGAGGAGTACTACGAACTTTTTGCGTTCTTCAACAACACCCCTTTGGAAGTTGTACAACCCGGCGGGAAGGGAGTTCAGTTTGAAGTGTCGGGGCCGAAGATGGACCTTCCACTTACTGAGCTTCAACAACAAGAACGGGATCAGTTTGAAGAAGAATTGAAGCAGCTTGAAGTTCGCATCGCACGTCGGGAGAAAGCACTCACCCAAGAGCAAGAAACCTGGGAAGACAAGCTGCGATCGAGCCTGGCTTCGGTCCCGCAGTGGCATGTATTGGAGCCAGTTAAGTTCGAATCGAAGAACGGTTCGGACTATCGCATTCTCCCCGACTCCTCGATTCTTCTGACCGGGGAAGCTCCCAACAAGGATACATACACTGCTTCATTCTCGACTGACCTGAAAGAGATCACTGGATTCAAAATCGAAGCGTTGACGGACGATTCACTCCCCGGAAAAGGACCCGGACGCGGAGACGCAAAACGGCCGAACTTCGTCGCCCATGAGTTGACGGCTTCTGTCACTTCGGAAGGGGACGACGATCGAGTTTTGAAGCTGCATACGCCTCAAGCCAGCTTCTCTCAGAAGAACTATGATGTCGCCGGGCTGATTGATGGAGATCCTGAGACCGCTTGGGCGATCAATCCGAAATTCGGAGAGCCACACTGGGCAAGTTTTCTGATCGAAGAAGCGATCAACAAAACCGATCAAGGAACAGAGTCGAAGCCGGTCACGATTCGGTTTGAACTTTCTCAGCAGTTCGGGGGATCGCGAACCATCGGTCGCTTGCGAGTTCAAGCTCTGACTGGCAATCCAGAGGCAGCGACGATTCCGGAGGACATTCGTGAAGCATTGCTGGCTGAGAAAGAACGGACTGAGGAACAGTCAGTTGCTCTGGCAGATTATCACGCGTCGCAAGATCGCGGGATGAGACGGCTTGTTAAACAGCGTAAGGAGATCCAGTCGAAAATTGATGCCATCACTCCGCTGACAACGTTGGTGATGGTCGAGATGGACGATGTTCGGGAAACTAACATCTTCCAACGGGGCAGCTTCCTGTCTCCGGGGGTGACAGTCGAAGCATCTGTGCCTGGCGTTCTTCATTCTCTTTCTACGGCAGTCGATGAAACGGAAGAACGTGATCGTCTGGCTTTCGCGAAATGGCTTGTCTCTGAAGAAAACCCTCTGGTTGCTCGCGTGGCTGTCAATCGCTGGTGGTCGGAATTCTTCGGTCACGGAATTGTGGAGACTCTGGAAGACTTTGGAACTCAAGGTGAGCGGCCGACTCATCCGGAACTGCTTGACTGGCTGGCGGTCGAATTTATGGAACACAACTGGTCGATGAAGCATATACATCGCACAATTGTGCTCTCGGAGACCTATCAGCAGGATTCGCGAATTGAGAGTGCCGATCGGGAATTGGACTCCTTGAACCGGCTTTATGCTCGTGGACCAAGATTCCGTTTGAGTGCGGAAACGATTCGCGATCAGGCTTTGGCCATTAGCGGACTGCTATGTCGCGATGTCGGAGGTCCGCCGGTTTATCCTCCGCAGCCTGAGAACATCTGGCGACATGTGGGGCGTAACGCTCCAAAGTGGGAGACCGACACCGATGGCGATCGTTTTCGCCGAGGGCTGTATGTCGTCTGGCGAAGAAGTGCCCCGTATCCGAGCTTCGTCAACTTTGATGCGCCCGATCGAGCTTCGTGCGTGGTGAAGCGTTCCCGGACCAATACTCCGCTGCAAGCGTTGACCCTGCTTAATGATCCTGCATACGTCGAGATGGCTCACGGGCTGGCTAACCGAATGCTGGTCGAGTGTACGGAGCAAGATTCGGACGAATTGGTCGAGTTGGGATTCCGGTTGGTGACGTCACGGTTGCCCAACAGCCACGAAGCAGCGTTTCTTGTCTCGTTTCTGGAGTCTGAAGAACAGCGATTTGCTGGCGATCCCGCAGCGGCGAAGCAAGTCGTCCCTGAAGACTTTCGGCAAGCCAACGTTGCGATTGAAAAACAGGCAGCTTGCTTTGAGCTGGCGAGCGTTCTTCTGAATCTCGATGAATCGATCACGAAGAACTGA
- a CDS encoding PQQ-binding-like beta-propeller repeat protein, whose protein sequence is MRIPFSVGAIVLSLFVLSVSGEDWNEFRGPTGQGEVSGVSLPVQWDDTDGDPENILWKQQLDGLAWSSPIVVGGKIYMTFASEEDEDSLSLQLIALDAETGIELWRRELWTHSDDVAMHKKNSHASPTPICDGEYLYAHFGPHGTACVTLDGEIVWKQKLEYKPVHGNGGSPALADGVLVICCDGGDQQFVVGLDRDNGDIRWRTDRETDPKKGFSFSTPLVIEVNGQQQAVCPGSDAVFAYNPISGEEIWRVDYPGGYSVTPRPVFGGGLVFVCTGFNKPKLLAIDPTGNGNVTETHLRWSADRAIPHSPSPVYFEDSLYVVSDKGIATCFDAESGEVVWQERLGGNFSASPIVSNGKLYFQDETGTGIVLKASREFEELARNSVGSSERTFASYAVDGDSILLRSESHLYRIGQN, encoded by the coding sequence ATGAGAATCCCATTTTCGGTTGGTGCTATCGTTCTATCTCTATTCGTGCTTTCAGTGAGTGGAGAGGACTGGAACGAGTTTCGTGGGCCGACTGGACAGGGAGAAGTCAGCGGCGTCAGTCTGCCAGTTCAATGGGACGATACCGACGGAGATCCAGAGAACATTCTTTGGAAACAGCAGCTCGATGGGCTTGCCTGGTCTTCGCCGATCGTCGTCGGCGGGAAGATCTACATGACGTTTGCTTCCGAAGAGGATGAAGACTCCTTATCGCTCCAACTGATTGCCCTCGATGCTGAGACCGGAATCGAGTTGTGGCGACGGGAGTTGTGGACTCATTCAGATGATGTGGCGATGCACAAAAAGAACTCACACGCCAGTCCGACTCCGATTTGTGACGGGGAATATCTCTATGCTCATTTTGGTCCGCATGGGACAGCCTGCGTGACACTCGATGGCGAGATCGTCTGGAAACAAAAGCTGGAATACAAACCGGTTCACGGAAACGGCGGTTCTCCGGCACTCGCTGATGGTGTGCTGGTGATTTGCTGTGATGGAGGAGACCAACAGTTCGTGGTTGGACTCGATCGAGACAATGGCGACATTCGCTGGCGGACCGATCGAGAGACTGATCCCAAGAAAGGCTTTTCGTTTTCGACTCCGCTGGTGATTGAAGTCAATGGTCAGCAGCAAGCTGTCTGTCCGGGGAGTGATGCTGTCTTCGCTTACAACCCAATCTCGGGAGAAGAGATCTGGCGAGTTGACTATCCGGGCGGATATTCGGTGACGCCGAGGCCAGTCTTCGGGGGAGGATTAGTCTTCGTCTGCACCGGGTTCAATAAACCGAAGCTGTTGGCGATCGATCCGACGGGCAATGGGAATGTGACAGAGACTCATTTGCGATGGAGTGCCGATCGAGCCATTCCTCATTCGCCTTCACCGGTCTATTTCGAAGACTCTCTCTATGTCGTTTCAGACAAGGGAATCGCGACATGCTTTGATGCTGAGTCCGGAGAAGTTGTCTGGCAGGAACGTCTCGGCGGGAACTTCTCAGCTTCGCCAATTGTGTCGAACGGAAAGCTCTACTTTCAGGATGAAACCGGGACGGGGATTGTTCTGAAAGCGAGTCGGGAATTCGAAGAGTTGGCGCGGAACAGTGTCGGGAGCAGTGAGCGGACGTTCGCTTCCTATGCTGTCGACGGAGATTCCATCCTGCTTCGCAGCGAGTCGCATCTGTATCGAATCGGACAGAATTAG
- a CDS encoding aldehyde dehydrogenase (NADP(+)) has translation MSVQPVLINGEWRPSTGSKTFTRINPANREVLSGEFPVSPWEEIEEALEAAHAAFKEVRDFEPERFADFLEAYAAEIETRIDDIVTAANEETALPVSPRLKDGEMVRTIDQLRQAAKAARNRAWTLPTIDTKTNIRSMLGPIGPVAVFGPNNFPLAFNSIAGGDFAAAVAAGNPVIAKGHSAHPRTTQLLAESAAHAAETTNMPKGFVQLVYRTSHEDGARLVADKRLGATGYTGARHAGLFLKEAADKGGNPIYLELSSINPVFILPNALSERLDDLVEQFVGSCLMGTGQFCTNPGLVVLRAGDQAEQFISAVAKKFEEAPAGTLLGEGVEQSLRAGIVAIQRTGAHIVTGNKPVDESRCCFANTLLRSTGKQFLEDPAGHQEEAFGNSSLLVVCDSDEEVIAVAEQLEGNLTGCIYSETNGADDALYDRLAGELRRHVGRLLNDKMPTGVAVSPAMNHGGPYPATGHPGFTAVGIPASLRRFAILECYDNVRSHRLPPALRDENTIDGLSRFVDGEWTDRSL, from the coding sequence ATGAGCGTTCAACCAGTTCTTATCAACGGAGAATGGCGTCCATCGACAGGGTCAAAGACCTTTACACGAATCAACCCGGCCAATCGAGAAGTCCTTTCGGGAGAGTTCCCAGTCAGTCCTTGGGAAGAAATTGAAGAAGCCCTTGAAGCTGCTCACGCCGCTTTCAAAGAAGTTCGCGACTTCGAACCGGAACGCTTTGCAGACTTTCTAGAAGCCTACGCCGCCGAAATCGAAACCCGCATCGACGACATTGTCACCGCTGCGAACGAAGAGACGGCACTGCCGGTTTCCCCTCGCCTGAAAGATGGGGAAATGGTTCGCACAATCGACCAACTCCGCCAGGCAGCGAAGGCCGCCCGAAATCGAGCCTGGACGCTGCCCACAATCGATACCAAGACCAACATTCGCTCCATGCTCGGCCCAATCGGACCAGTCGCTGTCTTTGGTCCCAACAACTTTCCGCTCGCGTTCAACAGCATCGCGGGAGGGGACTTCGCAGCTGCTGTCGCGGCCGGAAACCCTGTGATCGCCAAAGGTCATTCCGCTCATCCTCGCACAACTCAGCTTCTCGCCGAGTCCGCTGCCCACGCCGCCGAAACGACGAACATGCCCAAAGGATTTGTCCAACTCGTCTACCGCACCTCTCACGAGGACGGGGCCCGACTTGTCGCTGACAAACGCTTGGGTGCCACCGGATACACAGGCGCGCGACACGCGGGGCTCTTCCTGAAAGAAGCCGCAGACAAAGGCGGAAACCCCATCTACCTCGAACTGTCGAGCATCAATCCCGTCTTCATTCTGCCCAATGCACTCAGTGAACGACTCGACGACCTTGTCGAACAGTTCGTCGGAAGCTGCCTGATGGGGACCGGACAGTTCTGCACAAATCCGGGACTCGTCGTGCTTCGCGCCGGCGATCAGGCTGAGCAGTTCATCTCTGCTGTGGCGAAAAAATTCGAGGAAGCACCGGCCGGCACTCTGCTCGGAGAAGGTGTCGAGCAAAGCCTGCGAGCTGGCATCGTCGCGATTCAACGCACAGGAGCACATATCGTCACCGGAAACAAACCAGTCGACGAGTCACGTTGCTGCTTCGCCAACACCCTCCTTCGTTCAACAGGAAAACAGTTCCTTGAAGACCCAGCTGGCCACCAAGAAGAAGCTTTCGGAAACAGCTCTTTGCTGGTCGTCTGCGATTCCGATGAGGAAGTGATCGCTGTCGCGGAACAACTGGAAGGCAATCTGACCGGCTGCATCTATTCCGAAACGAATGGCGCTGACGATGCTCTCTATGATCGTCTGGCAGGGGAACTTCGCCGACACGTCGGTCGACTGCTCAACGACAAAATGCCAACTGGTGTGGCTGTCAGCCCAGCCATGAATCACGGTGGTCCATATCCAGCGACTGGTCATCCCGGGTTCACAGCTGTCGGAATTCCCGCGTCATTGCGGCGATTCGCCATCCTGGAGTGCTACGACAACGTCCGCTCACACCGGCTTCCTCCAGCACTCCGCGACGAAAACACAATCGACGGGCTGTCACGCTTCGTCGATGGTGAATGGACTGACCGCTCACTCTAA
- a CDS encoding DNA gyrase subunit B, whose protein sequence is MSTSVKSSSDYMADDIEVLEGLEHVRKRPSMYIGGVDARGLHHLVWEIVDNCVDEYLAGECDQVKVTLHKDGCSISVEDNGRGIPVDKHKKTGKSALEVILTTLYAGGKFSDKNYVRSGGLHGIGSSAVNALSEEMVATVHREGHEWRQSYQRGRPDGPVKKIKPFRGHGTIIFFRPDDQIFRRVQFHADTIRQHLEDISYIHGGLKITFVDEMKGERFELHHPEGIAAYLQKLIKDEKRKAVHEAPFKADKDEGAIRVEMVLQWTESTDEQIRSYVNGIRTRGGGTHESGFRTGLAKAVKNYMDVHGIKPKGLNINPDDIREGVIGIVSVFHNDPMFQGQTKDRLNNPEMTSLVDGIVRPSVETWLNNNPSIADAVIGRIILAARARQASRDAIKEIKRKGPGSKRSNLPGKLLDCRSTDPEECELFIVEGQSAGGTAASGRNSATQAVLPLRGKVLNTESLELNKIIKNQEISDLVETLGTGIGPHFDPHKLRYNRIILLMDADSDGYHISTLLLTFFFRHMRDLIQLGRLYLAQPPLYKIEFGKERMYARDDSDKEEILASIPANRTIDVQRFKGLGEMNASQLKETTLDPDSRTLLRVDIDSAVEADLTFAQLLGKDASERYRIIMDEAAEVDDIDV, encoded by the coding sequence ATGTCGACATCTGTGAAATCCAGCTCCGATTACATGGCGGACGATATTGAAGTCCTGGAAGGGCTTGAACACGTCCGAAAGCGACCCTCGATGTATATCGGAGGTGTGGATGCTCGCGGGCTGCATCACCTTGTTTGGGAAATCGTGGACAACTGCGTCGACGAATATCTGGCGGGAGAATGTGATCAGGTCAAAGTAACGCTCCACAAAGATGGATGTTCGATCAGCGTTGAGGATAACGGGCGAGGCATCCCGGTCGACAAGCACAAGAAGACAGGGAAATCTGCGTTGGAGGTCATCCTCACGACGCTTTACGCGGGCGGAAAATTCTCCGACAAGAATTACGTTCGCAGCGGGGGACTTCACGGAATTGGTTCGTCGGCGGTGAATGCACTCTCGGAAGAGATGGTGGCAACGGTTCATCGTGAGGGGCATGAGTGGCGGCAATCTTATCAACGAGGCCGACCCGACGGGCCGGTGAAAAAGATCAAGCCTTTCCGCGGGCATGGGACGATCATCTTCTTTCGGCCGGACGATCAGATCTTCCGGCGTGTGCAGTTCCATGCAGATACGATTCGGCAACACCTTGAAGACATTTCGTACATCCATGGAGGTCTGAAAATCACCTTCGTCGACGAGATGAAAGGCGAACGGTTCGAGCTGCACCATCCCGAAGGAATTGCAGCTTACCTGCAGAAGCTGATCAAAGACGAAAAGCGAAAAGCGGTTCACGAAGCACCCTTCAAAGCTGATAAAGATGAGGGAGCAATTCGAGTTGAGATGGTTCTGCAGTGGACTGAATCAACCGATGAGCAGATTCGCAGCTATGTGAACGGAATTCGGACTCGCGGTGGCGGAACACACGAATCCGGGTTTCGAACCGGTCTCGCGAAAGCTGTCAAAAACTACATGGACGTCCATGGAATCAAGCCAAAGGGGTTGAACATCAACCCCGATGATATCCGTGAAGGTGTGATCGGAATTGTGTCCGTGTTTCACAATGATCCGATGTTCCAGGGGCAGACCAAAGACCGGTTGAATAACCCGGAAATGACTTCGCTCGTGGATGGGATCGTGCGTCCGTCGGTCGAGACGTGGCTCAACAACAATCCTTCGATTGCCGATGCTGTGATCGGTCGGATCATCCTCGCTGCCCGTGCGAGACAGGCGAGTCGCGATGCGATTAAGGAAATCAAACGGAAAGGGCCCGGGTCAAAGAGGAGCAACCTGCCGGGCAAGCTTTTGGATTGTCGATCGACTGATCCCGAGGAGTGCGAACTGTTCATTGTGGAAGGCCAGTCCGCCGGTGGGACAGCTGCCAGCGGTCGCAATTCAGCGACTCAAGCTGTGTTGCCGCTGCGTGGAAAAGTGCTGAACACGGAATCTCTGGAACTGAACAAGATTATCAAGAATCAGGAAATCAGTGATCTTGTCGAAACGCTCGGAACCGGGATTGGACCACACTTTGATCCTCATAAGCTTCGATACAATCGCATCATTCTCTTGATGGATGCCGATAGCGATGGCTATCACATCAGCACGCTGTTGCTGACGTTTTTCTTCAGGCATATGCGTGACCTGATTCAACTCGGTCGCCTGTATTTGGCGCAACCTCCGCTCTACAAGATCGAGTTCGGAAAAGAGCGGATGTATGCTCGCGACGACAGCGACAAAGAAGAGATTCTCGCTTCAATTCCGGCCAATCGCACGATTGACGTGCAACGGTTCAAAGGGCTGGGTGAGATGAATGCAAGTCAGCTGAAAGAGACAACTCTCGATCCGGATTCTCGAACGCTGTTGCGGGTCGACATCGACAGTGCCGTCGAAGCTGATCTGACGTTCGCTCAACTTCTTGGCAAAGATGCCAGTGAGCGTTACCGGATCATCATGGATGAAGCAGCCGAAGTCGACGACATTGACGTCTAA